A genome region from Geminicoccus roseus DSM 18922 includes the following:
- the infB gene encoding translation initiation factor IF-2, which produces MNDPKGQDNKARIGLRPSGTGGSAGRMDLPRKTVDVGTVKQARSHGVLSKPVQVEVRKSRAPGHAQAVPRMAPTETTDQSGRPPAPGGQRPVGNEARPAGGGGGNRGPVRLRALTEAEHNARLKAVIINQRRAEEDRKRLEEEARLRAIEEERRRVEAEAEAKRRAEEETRRKAEEEIRRKAEEQARRLLDEQERKAAMQAPGARAPQAPEPEQVEERRPARAEPAPAPQAPQAPRAPQPTAKFGFESVDEKRPVKGKAAAKAPKLMAPAARKDDVGKAKGRVVISAEGDLEERRAPSVAAMRRRQQKGRQQVQQPTELIVRDVAIPDVITVQDLAARMAVRSGEVIKVLMKNKILATPAQTIDADTAELVVSEFGHRVKRVSESLIEEGLEGLAIDEDTNLQPRSPVVTVMGHVDHGKTSLLDALRNASVASHEAGGITQHIGAYRVDIGSGMPVTFIDTPGHAAFTQMRARGASVTDIVILVVAADDGVMPQTIEAIRHAQAANVPLVVAINKIDRPEADPNRVKSELLNYDVITEEFGGEVQAVQVSAIKRTGLETLIEAVQLQAELLDLKANPDREAQGTIIEARLDRGRGVVATALIQKGTLRVGDTVVCGTTSGRVRALVDDHGQNVTEAGPSVPVEILGLDGVPSAGDLLSATDDADRAREIAEYRQRKKREAQLVATAGARGSLEDMFSKIKVGELKELPVVIKTDVHGSLEAVSAGLQKLGTDEVSVRILHGGVGAITESDVTLAAASGGVILGFNVRANAPARDLAKRDGIEIRYYSIIYELLDEMKALLSGLLAPEAKEVILGHAEIREIFSVQRIGKIAGCRVTDGLIRRNSKIRLLRDDVVIHEGSLGSLKRFKDDVREVREGFECGLSLEGYNDIRTGDVVETYEVQEVARSL; this is translated from the coding sequence ATGAACGATCCGAAGGGTCAGGACAACAAAGCCCGGATCGGCCTCCGCCCGTCTGGCACCGGCGGCAGCGCCGGTCGCATGGATCTTCCGCGCAAGACGGTCGACGTCGGCACGGTCAAGCAGGCGCGCTCGCACGGGGTGTTGAGCAAGCCGGTCCAGGTCGAGGTGCGCAAGTCGCGCGCCCCGGGCCACGCCCAGGCGGTGCCGCGGATGGCGCCCACCGAGACCACCGACCAGTCCGGCCGTCCGCCGGCTCCGGGCGGACAGCGTCCGGTCGGCAACGAAGCGCGTCCGGCCGGCGGCGGCGGCGGCAACCGCGGCCCGGTGCGCCTGCGCGCGCTGACCGAGGCCGAACACAATGCCCGCCTCAAGGCGGTCATCATCAACCAGCGCCGCGCCGAAGAGGACCGCAAGCGCCTCGAGGAAGAGGCGCGCCTGCGCGCCATCGAGGAGGAGCGCCGCCGGGTCGAGGCCGAGGCCGAGGCGAAGCGCCGCGCCGAGGAGGAGACCCGCCGCAAGGCGGAGGAGGAGATCCGCCGCAAGGCCGAGGAACAGGCGCGCCGCCTGCTCGACGAGCAGGAGCGCAAGGCCGCCATGCAGGCGCCGGGTGCTCGCGCCCCGCAGGCGCCGGAGCCCGAGCAGGTCGAGGAGCGTCGTCCCGCCCGCGCCGAGCCGGCCCCTGCCCCGCAGGCGCCCCAGGCGCCGCGTGCCCCGCAGCCCACCGCGAAGTTCGGCTTCGAATCGGTCGATGAGAAGCGCCCGGTCAAGGGCAAGGCCGCCGCCAAGGCGCCCAAGCTCATGGCTCCGGCCGCGCGCAAGGACGATGTCGGCAAGGCCAAGGGCCGGGTCGTCATCAGCGCCGAGGGCGACCTCGAGGAGCGCCGGGCACCTTCCGTGGCGGCGATGCGCCGTCGCCAGCAGAAGGGCCGCCAGCAGGTCCAGCAGCCCACCGAGCTGATCGTCCGCGACGTGGCGATCCCGGACGTGATCACCGTGCAGGACCTGGCCGCCCGCATGGCGGTGCGCTCCGGCGAGGTGATCAAGGTTCTGATGAAGAACAAGATCCTGGCCACGCCGGCGCAGACCATCGACGCGGACACCGCGGAGCTGGTGGTGTCCGAGTTCGGCCACCGGGTGAAGCGGGTGTCTGAATCGCTGATCGAGGAGGGCCTGGAGGGCCTTGCGATCGACGAGGACACCAACCTGCAGCCGCGCTCGCCGGTGGTCACGGTCATGGGCCATGTCGACCACGGCAAGACCTCGCTGCTGGACGCGCTGCGCAATGCCAGCGTCGCCTCGCACGAGGCGGGCGGCATCACCCAGCATATCGGCGCCTACCGGGTCGACATCGGCTCGGGCATGCCGGTCACCTTCATCGACACCCCCGGCCACGCGGCGTTCACGCAGATGCGCGCCCGCGGCGCCTCGGTGACCGACATCGTGATCCTGGTGGTCGCGGCCGATGACGGCGTCATGCCGCAGACGATCGAGGCGATCCGCCATGCCCAGGCGGCCAACGTGCCGCTGGTGGTGGCGATCAACAAGATCGACCGGCCGGAAGCCGATCCGAACCGGGTGAAGAGCGAACTGCTGAACTACGACGTCATCACCGAGGAGTTCGGCGGCGAGGTCCAGGCTGTCCAGGTCTCCGCGATCAAGCGGACCGGCCTGGAGACCTTGATCGAGGCGGTGCAGCTCCAGGCCGAGCTCCTCGACCTGAAGGCCAACCCGGACCGCGAGGCCCAGGGCACCATCATCGAGGCGCGGCTGGACCGCGGCCGCGGCGTGGTCGCGACCGCGCTGATCCAGAAGGGCACGCTGCGGGTCGGCGACACCGTCGTCTGCGGCACCACCTCGGGCCGCGTCCGCGCCCTGGTCGACGACCATGGCCAGAACGTGACCGAGGCCGGCCCGTCCGTCCCGGTCGAGATCCTGGGCCTGGACGGCGTGCCCAGCGCCGGCGACCTGCTCTCGGCCACCGACGATGCCGATCGCGCCCGCGAGATCGCCGAGTACCGCCAGCGCAAGAAGCGCGAAGCGCAGCTCGTCGCCACCGCCGGCGCCCGCGGCTCGCTCGAGGACATGTTCTCGAAGATCAAGGTCGGCGAGCTGAAAGAGCTGCCGGTGGTGATCAAGACCGACGTGCACGGCTCGCTGGAGGCGGTCTCGGCCGGCCTGCAGAAGCTCGGCACCGACGAGGTGTCGGTCCGGATCCTGCACGGCGGCGTGGGCGCCATCACCGAGAGCGACGTGACCCTGGCCGCGGCCTCGGGCGGCGTCATCCTCGGCTTCAACGTGCGGGCCAACGCGCCGGCACGGGACCTGGCCAAGCGCGACGGCATCGAGATCCGCTACTACTCGATCATCTACGAGCTGCTCGACGAGATGAAGGCCCTGCTCTCCGGCCTGCTGGCGCCGGAAGCGAAGGAGGTCATCCTGGGTCACGCGGAGATCCGCGAGATCTTCTCGGTGCAGCGGATCGGCAAGATCGCGGGTTGCCGGGTCACCGACGGCCTCATCCGTCGCAACTCGAAGATCCGCCTCCTGCGCGACGACGTGGTCATCCACGAAGGGTCGCTGGGCTCGCTCAAGCGCTTCAAGGACGATGTCCGCGAGGTGCGCGAGGGCTTTGAGTGCGGCCTGTCGCTCGAGGGCTACAACGACATCCGCACCGGCGATGTCGTGGAAACCTACGAGGTCCAGGAGGTCGCGCGGAGCCTGTGA
- a CDS encoding DUF448 domain-containing protein: MSETTVAIIEEPVGAERNPRRSVLSRTRQDRDGMLRFVRDPQGQVVFDVDARLPGRGFWLEADRGSVALAVKRQALTRAAGPGSRVAPDLMVHIEEALVRRGLDRIGLARRAGAVVNGFDEVERSLRSGRAKLLIQALDAAEDGLQKLGRIAKDLPTVRLFDRLELGRALGRDEAVHLVVTHESHATPLMTIVRRLAGFRPAPQDPSATMTSIERQERLAS, translated from the coding sequence TTGAGCGAGACGACGGTCGCGATCATCGAGGAGCCGGTCGGCGCGGAGCGGAATCCGCGGCGTTCCGTCTTGTCGCGTACGCGCCAGGATCGTGACGGCATGCTGCGTTTCGTGCGCGATCCGCAAGGCCAGGTCGTGTTCGACGTGGATGCACGCCTGCCCGGCCGTGGCTTCTGGCTGGAGGCGGATCGCGGCAGCGTCGCCCTGGCGGTCAAGCGCCAGGCGCTCACCCGTGCGGCGGGTCCCGGTTCCCGGGTGGCGCCCGACCTCATGGTGCATATCGAAGAGGCGCTGGTGCGCCGCGGGCTGGACCGGATCGGTCTTGCCCGCCGGGCCGGCGCCGTGGTCAACGGTTTCGACGAGGTCGAGCGCAGCCTGCGCTCCGGCCGGGCGAAGCTCTTGATCCAGGCTCTGGACGCAGCCGAGGACGGGCTGCAAAAACTCGGTCGCATCGCCAAGGACCTTCCTACGGTCCGGCTGTTCGACCGCTTGGAACTCGGCCGGGCACTCGGCCGCGACGAGGCCGTCCATCTTGTGGTGACCCACGAGAGCCATGCCACGCCGCTAATGACGATCGTGCGACGTCTGGCCGGATTCCGGCCGGCGCCGCAGGATCCAAGTGCAACGATGACATCGATCGAACGACAGGAACGGCTCGCCTCATGA